A window from Osmia lignaria lignaria isolate PbOS001 chromosome 8, iyOsmLign1, whole genome shotgun sequence encodes these proteins:
- the Herc4 gene encoding HECT and RLD domain containing E3 ubiquitin ligase 4: MANWNKKRRLAYEPVIAVEYTSFTDKDMFCWGSTIHGELGLGGIEDENILVPREVDFKKATEIEQIACGENYTVVITQDGEVYSCGNNDYGQLGHEKGRKRLQLIPGLDAFVFKKIACGARHTLAVNEWGQLFSWGSNAEGQLGLNSKNLIEPVPRMVKTLGTSIVVQVACGMSHVLALTNDGKLYSWGSNSEGQLGLGTDVRNEIKPKLISCLAGVPISLIACGGYHSLAISKSGAVFGWGKNTFGQLGLNDTRSRNLPCQLQTLQNARVCYAACGEEFSVFLTVDGGVFTCGAGMYGQLGHGSNTNEILPRQVMELMGSTVTQISCGKRHTLGLVPSRGRVYAWGLGGAGQLGNSVTRSVPVPQVVHGPWVAPNGSSMMDLDGLNSYKINYVVKHIFTGGDHCFATVVPRDTNIEPDDCRILQPSSQILVITEEELMACQRVPPNSPVDHELMTYLETVFKSESCVTGSFLLNKDAHYGCTKKHHGVDLDDASRLFGIIRELVNETIQELIFTCITESLIPSFTSSNYFTLKAVCPEALRIYLILPLYHGFANPLNCTVLHTPFCKAVLSLKPEILEIITSWWLGASTHYFERLVRIHKFIVLHYVKSKINKEVIWDDTLQVVLDLLHLLNKLNNEGDAGNKVPYSTFHVPELIEYIDIRGDYIKWTLGPSSYRRVFCHYPFLLDAQAKTILLETDQAIQMQSAMNEAATRAVMNQMFFDPFSVDSRQHNQFVMLNVSRENIVADTLMELSHYDSSDLKKPLRVKFHGEEAEDAGGVKKEFFMLLLKEILDPKYGMFKQYEESRIIWFSEDSLEDENMYFLIGILCGLVIYNFIIIDLPFPLALYKKLLHEPVGLNDIKEMSPLLAKSMQNILDYEDEDFEEIFCLHFEVVREVFGEKRIFELIPGGSKVPVTLNNKKQFVDLYVDYILNKSVEPHFDKFHKGFHKVCGGRVLELFHSHELMAVVVGNEDYDWEELEKNATYKEGYTKSDPTIIMFWQVFRELTLEEKKKFLLFLTGSDRIPIQGMQAIKITIQPMHDERLLPVAHTCFNLLDLPRYQTRERLRYKLLQAIQQTHGFSLV, from the exons ATG GCAAACTGGAATAAAAAACGACGTTTGGCCTATGAGCCTGTTATAGCAGTGGAATATACTTCATTCACAGACAAAGATATGTTTTGTTGGGGTAGTACTATACACGGGGAATTGGGTTTGGGTGGtatagaagatgaaaatattttagttCCCCGTGAGGTTGATTTTAAAAAAGCCACAGAAATTGAACAAA TTGCATGTGGTGAAAACTACACTGTAGTTATTACTCAAGATGGTGAAGTATATTCATGCGGGAACAACGATTATGGACAACTTGGGcatgaaaaaggaagaaaaagattaC aattgATACCTGGATTAGAtgcatttgtatttaaaaaaatagccTGTGGAGCACGTCACACTTTAGCGGTAAATGAATGGGGCCAACTGTTTAGTTGGGGATCTAACGCGGAAGGCCAACTTG GTTTAAATTCCAAGAATTTAATCGAACCTGTTCCACGTATGGTAAAAACATTAGGAACAAGTATAGTTGTACAAGTAGCCTGTGGTATGAGCCATGTACTTGCATTAACAAACGATGGAAAATTATACAGTTGGGGTTCAAATAGCGAGGGACAGCTCGGATTAGGTACCGACGTTAGAAACGAAATAAAGCCTAAACTTATCAGCTGTTTAGCTGGTGTTCCTATTTCTTTGATTGCCTGTGGAGGTTACCACAGCTTGGCTATATCAAAATCAG GGGCTGTATTTGGCTGGGGAAAGAATACATTTGGCCAGTTAGGATTAAATGACACGCGAAGTAGAAATTTACCATGTCAATTACAAACTCTACAAAATGCAAGGGTATGTTATGCTGCTTGTGGCGAAGAGTTTTCTGTCTTCTTGACAGTG GACGGTGGAGTATTCACGTGTGGTGCTGGTATGTATGGCCAGTTGGGACATGGAAGCAATACCAATGAAATCTTACCACGTCAAGTTATGGAACTTATGGGCAGCACAGTTACACAG atTTCATGTGGTAAAAGACATACCTTGGGACTGGTACCATCACGAGGTAGAGTTTATGCATGGGGTTTAGGTGGTGCAGGACAACTAGGTAATAGTGTTACACGAAGTGTACCAGTTCCTCAAGTGGTACATGGTCCATGGGTTGCGCCAAATGGTTCCTCAATGATGGATCTCGATGGCCTCAATTCCTACAAAATAAACTATGTTGTCAAGCATATTTTCACTGGCGGAGATCATTGTTTCGCCACAGTGGTTCCACGAGAT ACAAACATAGAACCGGACGATTGTAGAATATTACAGCCATCTTCTCAGATCCTTGTAATAACCGAAGAAGAACTGATGGCGTGTCAACGAGTTCCTCCAAACTCACCTGTTGATCATGAACTTATGAC GTATTTAGAGACGGTATTTAAAAGCGAGTCCTGCGTGACCGGATCATTTTTACTTAATAAAGATGCCCATTACGGATGCACAAAGAAGCATCATGGAGTGGATCTCGATGACGCAAGTCGGCTATTCGGGATTATTAGAGAATTGGTTAACGAAACCATTCAGGAATTG ATATTTACCTGCATAACAGAGAGCTTAATCCCTTCTTTTACCTCATCTAATTATTTCACGTTAAAGGCTGTCTGTCCGGAAGCTTTAAGAATTTACTTGATATTACCGTTGTACCATGGTTTTGCGAATCCTCTTAATTGCACCGTTTTGCATACACCGTTTTGCAAAGCTGTCCTGTCGTTGAAACCAGAGATCCTTGAAATTATAACGAGTTGGTGGTTAGGAGCATCTACGCATTATTTTGAAAGATTAGTTAGAATTcataaatttattgttttacaTTACGTGAAGTCTAAAATAAACAAG GAAGTAATATGGGATGATACGTTACAAGTTGTTTTAGACTTATTAcacttattaaataaattaaataacgaagGCGATGCCGGGAACAAAGTACCTTATTCCACGTTTCACGTGCCAGAATTAATAGAATATATAGACATTAGAGGTGATTACATCAAGTGGACTTTAGGACCTTCTTCT TATCGCAGAGTCTTCTGCCATTACCCCTTTCTCCTCGATGCCCAAGCCAAAACCATTTTACTTGAAACGGACCAAGCTATACAG ATGCAATCAGCGATGAACGAAGCTGCAACCAGGGCTGTTATGAATCAAATGTTCTTTGACCCATTCTCCGTCGATTCACGGCAACATAATCAATTTGTGATGTTAAATGTTTCAAGAGAAAATATAGTCGCTGATACATTGATGGAATTGTCTCATTACGACTCCAGTGACCTGAAGAAACCTCTTCGA GTAAAATTCCATGGTGAGGAAGCTGAAGATGCAGGTGgagttaaaaaagaatttttcatgcTTCTGTTGAAAGAAATCCTTGATCCCAAGTATGGAATGTTTAAACAATATGAGGAATCCAGAATTATTTGGTTCAGCGAAGACTCTTTGGAAGATGAAAACATGTACTTCTTAATTGGAATTCTCTGCGGACTTGtcatttacaattttatcaTCATTGACTTACCATTTCCATTAGCCctgtataaaaaattgttacacGAACCAGTTGGACTGAATGACATCAAAGAAATGTCGCCGTTACTTGCTAA GAGTATGCAAAATATACTTGACTATGAAGATGAAGATTTTGAGGAAATATTTTGCTTACACTTTGAGGTGGTTAGAGAGGTATTCGGTGAAAAGAGAATATTTGAACTTATACCAGGCGGTAGCAAAGTTCCTGTTACATTAAATAATAA AAAACAGTTTGTTGATTTATACgtagattatatattaaataaatccgTGGAACCACATTTTGACAAATTTCATAAAGGTTTCCACAAAGTCTGTGGTGGAAGGGTGTTGGAGTTATTTCACAGTCACGAACTTATGGCTGTGGTGGTAGGGAACGAGGATTACGATTGGGAGGAATTGGAAAAGAATGCTACTTATAAAGAAGGATACACAAAGAGTGATCCTACTATTATAATGTTCTGGCAGGTGTTCCGTGAACTTACattggaagaaaagaaaaagtttttACTATTTTTGACGGGAAGCGATAGAATACCTATCCAGGGTATGCAAGCAATCAAG ATTACAATACAACCAATGCACGACGAGCGTCTATTACCCGTTGCTCATACATGTTTTAATTTACTTGATCTGCCACGCTATCAAACCCGAGAAAGATTGCGATACAAGTTACTGCAGGCTATTCAACAAACCCATGGTTTTTCATTAGTATAA
- the LOC117606652 gene encoding uncharacterized protein LOC117606652 isoform X2, translated as MLAQTRIDFNQLAKPSNLQNSAVLRMLEEEEARQRAGQPSLKRVAWPPPPEDQDFDFVEQGPVQAKTRGIGERASYQSSPSSGSSPQPPSIARTSAQSGAPSSPSPVSPGGTLRQPSHFQHQPVPKGWAPVTPPATSPVSQPAYWPHQQQQQQQRQPPQQQNQRPQQQPQNSYSPRQTPIQAPTAFEAPPSTITLRPEPPISQAPAPVYQAQPAATKAPVSGNMRGDLKWPPPSVKAQTEAENRARMELAKGPAVRPRRVRKDYTGFFAQHALTNTYPGYRAPPGTQYFTPAYQH; from the exons ATGCTCGCTCAAACAAG GATCGATTTCAATCAGCTGGCCAAGCCGTCGAATTTACAAAACAGCGCGGTTCTACGAATGCTTGAGGAGGAAGAAGCGAGGCAACGAGCTGGTCAGCCCA GTCTTAAACGCGTAGCTTGGCCACCACCCCCGGAAGACCAGGACTTTGATTTTGTAGAACAAGGACCTGTCCAAGCGAAG ACCCGTGGAATCGGTGAGCGCGCCTCGTACCAGAGCAGTCCTTCGTCAGGTTCCTCGCCTCAGCCACCGTCGATCGCACGTACCTCGGCCCAGAGCGGTGCCCCCTCGTCCCCGTCGCCGGTTAGCCCTGGTGGAACTCTTCGGCAACCATCGCACTTCCAACACCAACCCGTGCCTAAGGGCTGGGCACCGGTCACACCGCCGGCAACGTCCCCGGTATCTCAGCCTGCCTATTGGCCccaccagcagcagcagcagcagcaacgacAGCCGCCACAGCAGCAGAATCAACGTCCTCAG CAACAGCCTCAGAATAGTTACTCGCCGCGACAGACACCGATCCAAGCACCTACAGCGTTCGAAGCGCCACCCTCCACCATCACACTTCGCCCGGAGCCTCCAATTTCACAG GCGCCAGCACCAGTTTACCAAGCACAACCGGCCGCGACAAAGGCTCCAGTAAGCGGCAACATGAGGGGAGACCTAAAATGGCCGCCGCCATCGGTGAAAGCCCAAACAGAGGCCGAGAACAGAGCCAGGATGGAATTGGCGAAAGGTCCAGCGGTCAGGCCTCGTCGGGTGCGCAAGGACTACACCGGTTTCTTCGCTCAACACGCTTTGACCAACACGTACCCGGGTTACCGAGCTCCACCAGGAACTCAATACTTCACTCCTGCCTATCAACATTAG
- the LOC117606652 gene encoding uncharacterized protein LOC117606652 isoform X1, producing MSTQRAMFVNKQFNSPINLYSPQAIQETLDRQTQVLANGAVGIDFNQLAKPSNLQNSAVLRMLEEEEARQRAGQPSLKRVAWPPPPEDQDFDFVEQGPVQAKTRGIGERASYQSSPSSGSSPQPPSIARTSAQSGAPSSPSPVSPGGTLRQPSHFQHQPVPKGWAPVTPPATSPVSQPAYWPHQQQQQQQRQPPQQQNQRPQQQPQNSYSPRQTPIQAPTAFEAPPSTITLRPEPPISQAPAPVYQAQPAATKAPVSGNMRGDLKWPPPSVKAQTEAENRARMELAKGPAVRPRRVRKDYTGFFAQHALTNTYPGYRAPPGTQYFTPAYQH from the exons ATGTCCACGCAGAGGGCAATGTTTGTGAACAAACAATTCAACTCTCCTATCAACTTGTATTCACCGCAAGCGATACAGGAAACGCTGGATAGACAGACCCAAGTATTAGCTAATGGGGCAGTTGG GATCGATTTCAATCAGCTGGCCAAGCCGTCGAATTTACAAAACAGCGCGGTTCTACGAATGCTTGAGGAGGAAGAAGCGAGGCAACGAGCTGGTCAGCCCA GTCTTAAACGCGTAGCTTGGCCACCACCCCCGGAAGACCAGGACTTTGATTTTGTAGAACAAGGACCTGTCCAAGCGAAG ACCCGTGGAATCGGTGAGCGCGCCTCGTACCAGAGCAGTCCTTCGTCAGGTTCCTCGCCTCAGCCACCGTCGATCGCACGTACCTCGGCCCAGAGCGGTGCCCCCTCGTCCCCGTCGCCGGTTAGCCCTGGTGGAACTCTTCGGCAACCATCGCACTTCCAACACCAACCCGTGCCTAAGGGCTGGGCACCGGTCACACCGCCGGCAACGTCCCCGGTATCTCAGCCTGCCTATTGGCCccaccagcagcagcagcagcagcaacgacAGCCGCCACAGCAGCAGAATCAACGTCCTCAG CAACAGCCTCAGAATAGTTACTCGCCGCGACAGACACCGATCCAAGCACCTACAGCGTTCGAAGCGCCACCCTCCACCATCACACTTCGCCCGGAGCCTCCAATTTCACAG GCGCCAGCACCAGTTTACCAAGCACAACCGGCCGCGACAAAGGCTCCAGTAAGCGGCAACATGAGGGGAGACCTAAAATGGCCGCCGCCATCGGTGAAAGCCCAAACAGAGGCCGAGAACAGAGCCAGGATGGAATTGGCGAAAGGTCCAGCGGTCAGGCCTCGTCGGGTGCGCAAGGACTACACCGGTTTCTTCGCTCAACACGCTTTGACCAACACGTACCCGGGTTACCGAGCTCCACCAGGAACTCAATACTTCACTCCTGCCTATCAACATTAG
- the LOC117606652 gene encoding uncharacterized protein LOC117606652 isoform X3 — protein MLLVHEALWGLKRVAWPPPPEDQDFDFVEQGPVQAKTRGIGERASYQSSPSSGSSPQPPSIARTSAQSGAPSSPSPVSPGGTLRQPSHFQHQPVPKGWAPVTPPATSPVSQPAYWPHQQQQQQQRQPPQQQNQRPQQQPQNSYSPRQTPIQAPTAFEAPPSTITLRPEPPISQAPAPVYQAQPAATKAPVSGNMRGDLKWPPPSVKAQTEAENRARMELAKGPAVRPRRVRKDYTGFFAQHALTNTYPGYRAPPGTQYFTPAYQH, from the exons ATGTTACTTGTGCATGAAGCTTTATGGG GTCTTAAACGCGTAGCTTGGCCACCACCCCCGGAAGACCAGGACTTTGATTTTGTAGAACAAGGACCTGTCCAAGCGAAG ACCCGTGGAATCGGTGAGCGCGCCTCGTACCAGAGCAGTCCTTCGTCAGGTTCCTCGCCTCAGCCACCGTCGATCGCACGTACCTCGGCCCAGAGCGGTGCCCCCTCGTCCCCGTCGCCGGTTAGCCCTGGTGGAACTCTTCGGCAACCATCGCACTTCCAACACCAACCCGTGCCTAAGGGCTGGGCACCGGTCACACCGCCGGCAACGTCCCCGGTATCTCAGCCTGCCTATTGGCCccaccagcagcagcagcagcagcaacgacAGCCGCCACAGCAGCAGAATCAACGTCCTCAG CAACAGCCTCAGAATAGTTACTCGCCGCGACAGACACCGATCCAAGCACCTACAGCGTTCGAAGCGCCACCCTCCACCATCACACTTCGCCCGGAGCCTCCAATTTCACAG GCGCCAGCACCAGTTTACCAAGCACAACCGGCCGCGACAAAGGCTCCAGTAAGCGGCAACATGAGGGGAGACCTAAAATGGCCGCCGCCATCGGTGAAAGCCCAAACAGAGGCCGAGAACAGAGCCAGGATGGAATTGGCGAAAGGTCCAGCGGTCAGGCCTCGTCGGGTGCGCAAGGACTACACCGGTTTCTTCGCTCAACACGCTTTGACCAACACGTACCCGGGTTACCGAGCTCCACCAGGAACTCAATACTTCACTCCTGCCTATCAACATTAG